From a single bacterium genomic region:
- a CDS encoding Bax inhibitor-1/YccA family protein: MALFRTSNPALKDNTFTSQGMVDSSEAMTLGGTAEKSAALLFLVVAAAAFTWNYATHLESNPILFPILIGSLILSFILGLVIIFVKTTAPYLSPLYALAEGCLLGAISAFYEMQFHGIVFQAVALTFGTMATLLFLYRARIVRATENFKLGVLAATGGIAIYYLVDMVMGFFGRSAPLIDSATPMGIGFSVVVVIVAALNLVLDFDFIERGVEARAPKYMEWYAAFGLLVTLVWLYLEILRLLSKTRRR, from the coding sequence ATGGCCCTTTTCCGGACCAGCAACCCAGCTTTGAAGGACAACACCTTTACCAGCCAAGGAATGGTCGACAGTTCAGAGGCCATGACCCTCGGTGGAACGGCGGAAAAGAGCGCAGCCCTTCTTTTCCTGGTCGTCGCCGCCGCCGCGTTCACCTGGAATTACGCCACCCACTTGGAAAGCAATCCCATCCTTTTCCCGATCCTCATCGGTTCCCTGATCCTGAGCTTCATCCTGGGCCTCGTCATCATTTTCGTGAAGACGACCGCTCCCTATCTTTCCCCCCTCTATGCCCTGGCGGAAGGATGCCTCCTGGGGGCCATTTCGGCCTTCTACGAGATGCAGTTCCACGGCATCGTCTTCCAAGCGGTGGCGCTCACCTTCGGTACCATGGCCACCCTGCTCTTCCTCTACCGGGCCCGTATCGTGCGGGCGACCGAGAATTTCAAATTAGGCGTCCTGGCCGCCACCGGGGGCATCGCCATCTATTATCTTGTGGATATGGTCATGGGATTTTTCGGGAGATCCGCGCCCCTCATCGACTCCGCTACCCCCATGGGCATCGGCTTTTCCGTCGTGGTGGTGATCGTGGCGGCTTTGAACCTGGTGCTGGATTTCGACTTCATCGAAAGGGGCGTCGAGGCCAGGGCGCCCAAATACATGGAATGGTATGCCGCCTTCGGGTTGTTGGTGACCCTGGTCTGGCTCTACCTGGAGATCCTCCGGCTCCTTTCCAAGACCCGGCGCCGCTGA
- the recN gene encoding DNA repair protein RecN encodes MLRQLSIKNFAIVETVVLEFEPGFNVLTGETGAGKSLIVDALYFLLGDRISADTLRAGEERAVVEALFQVPPSSPALKKLSEWGIEAKGGEVLIKREFTRSSGKTRSFVNGEMATASLISELGDWLLDIHGQHEHQAIFNVGRHRRLIDAFGHLEKQLDRTALAAERLSDLLAERTHLGGDAREIARRTDLLQFQVQEIEESGVETLNEEELQRRYQVMRGSEKITKQLSEAQRLLDEEGEGGATGLFGAALSRLMDAARLDPDLENWLGEAKAVQESLNQVSYELARKLEGYSFSPDEFQEVSDKLDALHTLKKKYGNSVPEILAYLERSRQELKGLLGREDRLKTLETEIGKAAEAYQEAASALSVKRAQAGAKLAQEVETTLKDLGLTHARMGVQVVPVEDGQSPAMEKGKRLQISAQGWDRVEFLFSANPGEPQRPLAKVASGGEASRVMLGLKTVLAESDEVPTLIFDEIDTGVGARTAPAVAKLLDHLSKGKQVFCISHLAPIAGLGDCHLQVQKSIQDGKTSVQVLRLRENERIDELARMLGGEPLSETSRSHARELYARMRGK; translated from the coding sequence ATGCTCCGCCAGCTTTCCATCAAGAACTTCGCGATCGTCGAAACGGTCGTCTTGGAGTTCGAACCCGGCTTCAACGTCCTCACCGGCGAGACCGGCGCGGGGAAGTCCCTCATCGTGGACGCCCTCTATTTTCTGCTGGGCGACCGCATCTCCGCCGATACCCTGCGCGCCGGGGAGGAACGGGCGGTGGTCGAAGCCCTGTTCCAGGTACCGCCTTCCTCACCGGCCCTCAAGAAACTCTCGGAGTGGGGCATCGAAGCCAAAGGCGGCGAGGTCCTCATCAAGCGGGAATTCACCCGCTCCTCCGGAAAGACCCGCAGTTTCGTGAACGGCGAGATGGCGACCGCCTCCCTGATCTCCGAACTGGGCGACTGGCTCCTGGACATCCACGGCCAACACGAGCACCAGGCCATCTTCAACGTCGGCCGCCACCGCCGGTTGATCGACGCCTTCGGGCATTTGGAAAAGCAACTGGACCGGACGGCCCTGGCCGCCGAGCGGCTCTCCGACCTCCTGGCCGAGAGGACCCACCTGGGGGGCGATGCCCGGGAGATCGCCCGCCGGACCGACCTTCTCCAGTTCCAGGTCCAGGAGATCGAGGAGTCGGGCGTGGAGACCCTGAACGAGGAGGAGCTCCAGCGCCGCTACCAGGTCATGCGGGGCTCCGAAAAGATCACCAAACAATTGTCCGAGGCCCAGCGCCTCTTGGACGAGGAGGGGGAAGGGGGAGCCACCGGCCTTTTCGGCGCCGCCCTCTCACGCCTGATGGACGCCGCCCGGCTGGACCCGGACCTGGAAAACTGGTTGGGTGAGGCCAAGGCGGTGCAGGAATCCCTGAACCAGGTCTCTTACGAACTGGCCCGGAAGCTGGAGGGATATTCCTTCAGCCCCGACGAATTCCAGGAAGTCTCGGACAAACTGGACGCCCTCCACACGCTCAAGAAGAAATACGGGAACTCGGTCCCGGAGATCCTCGCTTATCTGGAGCGCAGCCGCCAGGAACTGAAGGGCCTCCTAGGCCGGGAGGACCGGTTGAAGACCCTCGAAACGGAGATCGGCAAGGCCGCCGAAGCCTACCAGGAAGCCGCCTCGGCCTTGAGCGTCAAGCGCGCCCAAGCGGGCGCCAAGCTGGCCCAAGAGGTCGAGACGACCCTGAAGGACCTGGGCCTGACCCATGCCCGAATGGGGGTCCAAGTGGTCCCGGTCGAGGACGGGCAAAGTCCGGCGATGGAAAAGGGCAAACGCCTGCAGATCTCTGCCCAAGGCTGGGACCGGGTGGAGTTCCTTTTCTCCGCGAACCCGGGCGAACCCCAGCGCCCGCTGGCCAAGGTCGCCTCCGGCGGGGAGGCGTCCCGCGTCATGTTGGGTTTGAAGACCGTGCTGGCCGAAAGCGATGAAGTTCCCACCCTCATCTTCGACGAGATCGACACCGGCGTGGGAGCGAGGACCGCTCCGGCGGTGGCGAAACTCCTCGATCACCTTTCCAAGGGCAAACAGGTCTTCTGCATCTCCCACCTGGCCCCCATCGCGGGACTGGGGGACTGCCATTTACAGGTCCAAAAATCGATCCAGGACGGCAAAACGAGCGTCCAAGTCCTGCGTCTCAGGGAAAACGAGCGCATCGACGAACTGGCCCGCATGCTGGGCGGGGAACCACTTTCGGAGACTTCCCGTTCCCACGCCCGGGAGCTCTATGCTAGAATGCGCGGCAAATAG
- a CDS encoding N-acetyltransferase: MDTLTLRRAKPSDARAILNLINQNSSKGLMLPRTFAQVVEKIRDFLVATEGDTLVGVVALHVVGEDLAEVRSLAVEAPYQGQGIGQKLVRQCLKDGEELGLARVFTLTYQTEFFGKLGFQKVEKLTLPQKIWGDCIHCAKFTDCDEVAMTIDLPKAS; this comes from the coding sequence ATGGACACCCTCACCTTACGCCGGGCCAAGCCTTCCGACGCCCGCGCCATCCTGAACCTCATCAACCAGAATTCGTCCAAGGGCCTGATGTTGCCCCGGACCTTCGCCCAGGTGGTCGAAAAAATAAGGGACTTCCTGGTCGCCACCGAAGGGGATACCCTCGTCGGTGTCGTGGCCTTGCATGTGGTGGGGGAGGACCTGGCCGAGGTGCGGTCCCTGGCGGTGGAGGCCCCTTACCAAGGCCAGGGGATCGGCCAAAAATTGGTCCGTCAATGCCTGAAGGACGGGGAGGAACTGGGCCTGGCCCGGGTCTTCACCCTGACCTACCAAACCGAGTTTTTCGGGAAATTGGGGTTCCAAAAAGTGGAGAAACTGACCCTGCCGCAAAAGATCTGGGGGGATTGCATTCATTGCGCCAAATTCACCGATTGCGACGAAGTGGCCATGACCATCGACCTTCCCAAGGCCTCCTGA
- a CDS encoding glutathione peroxidase — protein MKKLALAVLLAVVGTVHAADQDTVYQFKMRNIDGKMVPLSKYKGKVLMIVNVASKCGHTPQYAGLEKLYEKYKKEGFVILGFPCNQFREQEPGTDKEIKAFCTSKYNVTFPLFDKIEVNGDKAVPLYQFLKKAEPEEGGSTEIGWNFTKFLIDRKGHPLKRFVTKVEPEETESAIQEALKK, from the coding sequence ATGAAAAAATTGGCGTTGGCGGTGCTTCTGGCGGTCGTCGGAACGGTCCACGCGGCCGATCAAGATACGGTCTATCAATTCAAGATGAGGAACATCGACGGAAAAATGGTCCCCCTTTCCAAGTACAAGGGGAAGGTCCTGATGATCGTGAACGTGGCCAGCAAGTGCGGGCACACGCCCCAATATGCCGGCCTGGAAAAGCTCTACGAGAAGTACAAGAAGGAGGGTTTTGTGATCCTGGGCTTTCCCTGCAACCAGTTCAGGGAGCAGGAACCGGGAACGGACAAGGAGATCAAGGCCTTCTGCACCAGCAAATACAACGTGACCTTTCCCCTCTTCGACAAGATCGAGGTCAACGGGGACAAGGCGGTCCCCCTCTATCAGTTCCTGAAGAAGGCGGAGCCGGAAGAGGGAGGTTCCACCGAGATCGGCTGGAACTTTACGAAGTTCCTCATCGACCGCAAGGGCCATCCCCTGAAGCGTTTCGTGACCAAGGTGGAGCCCGAGGAGACCGAATCGGCCATCCAGGAAGCCCTCAAGAAGTGA